In Helianthus annuus cultivar XRQ/B chromosome 8, HanXRQr2.0-SUNRISE, whole genome shotgun sequence, a single genomic region encodes these proteins:
- the LOC110872885 gene encoding D-galacturonate reductase, translated as MVSIPETTINSSDGRRPIPLIGLGTATRTESGDQVKAAVIEAIKVGYRHFDTASLYGTEKPLGEAIKEALRLGLIKSRAELFITTKLWCDSTEGHLVVPALNQSLRELGLEYVDLYLIHWPLKLNQDDAKSPITKESIAAINIKDVWEGMEKCQNLGLTKSIGVSNFYPRLIEELLSIAKIPPVVNQVEMNPLWQQKKLNDFCKKKDILLTGYSPLGAYNTVWGHNRVMECDVLQDIAKSRGKTVAQVSLRWMYEQGVSFVVKSFNIERMKQNLDIFEWSLTEEEVIKISRIPQQRHVYLSGTMLKEPHDVLAEIDAGLSY; from the exons ATGGTATCCATTCCAGAGACGACTATCAACTCTTCCGATGGCAGGCGACCCATTCCGTTGATCGGATTGGGTACAGCAACCCGAACTGAAAGTGGTGATCAGGTGAAGGCTGCGGTTATAGAAGCCATCAAGGTTGGTTATCGCCACTTTGACACTGCGTCGCTCTATGGAACCGAGAAACCTCTTGGTGAAGCCATTAAGGAAGCTTTGAGACTTGGTCTCATAAAGTCGCGGGCCGAGCTTTTCATTACCACTAAACTGTGGTGTGACTCAACCGAAGGCCACCTTGTAGTACCGGCCCTCAACCAGAGTCTTCG GGAATTAGGACTAGAGTATGTAGATCTGTATCTAATACACTGGCCACTGAAGCTAAACCAAGATGATGCCAAAAGCCCAATTACAAAAGAAAGCATAGCCGCTATCAATATCAAGGATGTTTGGGAAGGAATGGAGAAGTGTCAAAATCTTGGACTCACCAAATCTATTGGTGTAAGCAATTTTTATCCTCGATTAATCGAAGAACTCCTTTCCATTGCTAAAATCCCGCCGGTTGTCAACCAG GTTGAGATGAACCCGCTTTGGcaacaaaagaaacttaacgACTTCTGCAAAAAGAAGGATATCCTTCTTACGGGTTACTCTCCTTTAGGTGCATATAATACTGTATGGGGACATAACCGCGTCATGGAATGTGATGTTCTTCAAGACATTGCCAAGTCTCGAGGGAAGACTGTTGCTCAG GTTTCTCTACGATGGATGTATGAGCAAGGTGTAAGCTTTGTAGTAAAAAGTTTCAACATTGAGAGGATGAAGCAAAACTTAGACATATTTGAGTGGTcactgactgaagaagaggtGATTAAAATAAGTCGCATTCCTCAACAAAGGCATGTTTATTTAAGTGGTACGATGCTAAAGGAGCCTCACGATGTACTTGCCGAGATTGATGCAGGTCTTTCGTACTAA